A stretch of Arachis hypogaea cultivar Tifrunner chromosome 15, arahy.Tifrunner.gnm2.J5K5, whole genome shotgun sequence DNA encodes these proteins:
- the LOC112750532 gene encoding receptor-like protein 4 isoform X2 produces MSLTLPLLLLLLLLLTTIITTTTTTPLPSPSPSPSSSYPYGFSYHIDCGSPTNTTDPFNTTWLSDRYFSGGATSIVSEPLLFQHPHEKTLRFFPTSSGKKNCYTLPLPPSSSTSSAHRRFLLRTFVVYDNYDGKAHPPSFDVSVRSTIVFSWRSPWPSSLSRRGAYSDLLASSPSDADAVPVCFYSFATDPPVISSLELFSVDPNSYDAASTATTDIVLVNYGRLSCGSGQWGPGFSADSDRFGRSWQADSDYRTANSDKFVAVSTKYGIKGTDQKPNYFPEKLYQTAVTTAEEEGGVIEYELSVDAKLDYLLWLHFAEIEGKVRKAGERVFDVWVNGENLTRIDIYRSVGGFAAYTWHHTVKNLSSSALSVKFKGVKGAPLICGVENYALVPNDPSTVPQQAVAMKALKDSLRIPERMGWNGDPCAPTNWDAWEGVTCRMSKDNTGLVISQIDLGSQGLKGDISDQISLLSDLVSLNLSSNSLMGEIPNGLGQKSLIHLDLSNNQLTGSIPDSIASSSLKLVLLNGNLLEGRVPEELYSIGVHGGAIDLSSNKGLCGVPTLPSCPIFWENGRLSTQGKIAIGLSCFFVFCVVVLLVFVFIRRRRNDYDFALPHELTYKKVREYLHRIRGYGPVLKENR; encoded by the exons ATGTCCCTCACTCtccctcttctcctcctcctcctcctcctcctaaccACGATTATCACAACCACCACCACTACCCCtctcccctctccctctccctctccctcttctTCCTATCCTTATG GTTTCTCTTACCACATCGACTGCGGCAGTCCCACTAACACCACCGACCCTTTCAACACCACTTGGCTCTCCGACCGCTACTTCTCCGGTGGCGCCACTTCAATCGTCTCGGAGCCCCTCCTCTTCCAGCACCCTCACGAGAAGACCCTCCGCTTCTTCCCAACCTCCTCCGGCAAAAAGAACTGCTACACCCTCCCACTCCCTCCTTCCTCTTCTACTTCCTCTGCTCACCGCCGCTTCCTCCTGCGCACCTTCGTCGTATACGACAACTACGACGGCAAGGCCCACCCTCCCTCCTTCGACGTCTCCGTCCGCTCCACCATCGTCTTCTCCTGGCGCTCCCCCTGGCCAAGCTCCCTCTCCCGCCGCGGCGCCTACTCCGACCTCCTCGCCTCTTCTCCCTCCGACGCCGACGCCGTCCCCGTCTGCTTCTACAGCTTCGCCACTGATCCCCCCGTCATCTCCTCTCTCGAGCTATTCTCTGTCGATCCGAATTCCTACGACGCCGCTTCCACCGCTACCACCGACATTGTTCTAGTCAACTATGGCCGCCTCTCTTGCGGCTCCGGTCAGTGGGGCCCGGGCTTCAGTGCAGATTCCGACCGATTTGGCCGGTCCTGGCAGGCCGATTCTGACTACAGGACCGCCAATTCCGACAAATTTGTGGCGGTTTCCACCAAGTACGGCATCAAAGGCACCGACCAGAAGCCAAATTACTTCCCGGAGAAGCTGTACCAGACTGCGGTGACAACGGCGGAGGAAGAGGGGGGAGTAATTGAGTACGAATTGAGCGTGGATGCGAAGCTTGATTACCTTCTGTGGCTGCATTTTGCGGAGATTGAAGGGAAGGTGCGGAAGGCGGGGGAGAGAGTGTTCGATGTGTGGGTCAACGGCGAGAATTTGACTAGGATTGACATATACCGCAGCGTTGGCGGTTTTGCGGCGTACACGTGGCATCACACGGTGAAGAATTTGAGTAGCAGTGCTCTGAGCGTGAAGTTCAAGGGTGTGAAGGGTGCGCCTCTCATCTGTGGGGTTGAGAATTACGCTCTTGTCCCTAATGATCCTTCCACTGTTCCCCAACAAG CGGTTGCCATGAAAGCATTGAAAGATTCACTTCGGATTCCAGAGAGGATGGGTTGGAATGGTGATCCATGTGCACCTACTAATTGGGATGCATGGGAGGGAGTTACCTGCCGTATGAGTAAGGATAACACTGGTCTCGTGATAAGTCAAAT AGATCTGGGCAGTCAAGGCTTGAAAGGGGACATAAGTGACCAGATTAGTCTTTTGTCAGACTTGGTAAGCCT GAACCTGAGTTCTAATTCTTTGATGGGTGAAATACCTAATGGACTAGGCCAAAAGTCGCTGATACACCT GGATCTGTCCAACAATCAGTTGACGGGCTCCATACCAGATAGTATAGCTTCATCTAGTTTGAAACTTGT GCTATTGAATGGTAACTTATTGGAAGGACGAGTGCCGGAGGAACTTTATTCGATTGGTGTCCATGGTGGAGCTATTGA TCTCTCCAGCAACAAAGGTTTGTGCGGTGTTCCAACCTTGCCATCCTGTCCTATATTTTGGGAGAATGGAAGGTTATCTACTCAGGGTAAAATTGCAATAGGCTTGTCATGCTTTTTTGTTTTCTGTGTGGTGGTGCTGCTGGTCTTTGTCTTCATCAGGAGGAGAAGAAATGATTATGACTTTGCTCTGCCTCATGAATTAACAT ATAAAAAAGTGAGGGAATATTTACACAGGATTAGAGGATACGGTCCAGTCCTTAAAGAGAACCGGTAA
- the LOC112750532 gene encoding receptor-like protein 4 isoform X1, whose amino-acid sequence MSLTLPLLLLLLLLLTTIITTTTTTPLPSPSPSPSSSYPYGFSYHIDCGSPTNTTDPFNTTWLSDRYFSGGATSIVSEPLLFQHPHEKTLRFFPTSSGKKNCYTLPLPPSSSTSSAHRRFLLRTFVVYDNYDGKAHPPSFDVSVRSTIVFSWRSPWPSSLSRRGAYSDLLASSPSDADAVPVCFYSFATDPPVISSLELFSVDPNSYDAASTATTDIVLVNYGRLSCGSGQWGPGFSADSDRFGRSWQADSDYRTANSDKFVAVSTKYGIKGTDQKPNYFPEKLYQTAVTTAEEEGGVIEYELSVDAKLDYLLWLHFAEIEGKVRKAGERVFDVWVNGENLTRIDIYRSVGGFAAYTWHHTVKNLSSSALSVKFKGVKGAPLICGVENYALVPNDPSTVPQQAVAMKALKDSLRIPERMGWNGDPCAPTNWDAWEGVTCRMSKDNTGLVISQIDLGSQGLKGDISDQISLLSDLVSLNLSSNSLMGEIPNGLGQKSLIHLDLSNNQLTGSIPDSIASSSLKLVLLNGNLLEGRVPEELYSIGVHGGAIDLSSNKGLCGVPTLPSCPIFWENGRLSTQGKIAIGLSCFFVFCVVVLLVFVFIRRRRNDYDFALPHELTSLAAKRNRYQRQKSLMLLEMESQHAKGLVASPYTQQ is encoded by the exons ATGTCCCTCACTCtccctcttctcctcctcctcctcctcctcctaaccACGATTATCACAACCACCACCACTACCCCtctcccctctccctctccctctccctcttctTCCTATCCTTATG GTTTCTCTTACCACATCGACTGCGGCAGTCCCACTAACACCACCGACCCTTTCAACACCACTTGGCTCTCCGACCGCTACTTCTCCGGTGGCGCCACTTCAATCGTCTCGGAGCCCCTCCTCTTCCAGCACCCTCACGAGAAGACCCTCCGCTTCTTCCCAACCTCCTCCGGCAAAAAGAACTGCTACACCCTCCCACTCCCTCCTTCCTCTTCTACTTCCTCTGCTCACCGCCGCTTCCTCCTGCGCACCTTCGTCGTATACGACAACTACGACGGCAAGGCCCACCCTCCCTCCTTCGACGTCTCCGTCCGCTCCACCATCGTCTTCTCCTGGCGCTCCCCCTGGCCAAGCTCCCTCTCCCGCCGCGGCGCCTACTCCGACCTCCTCGCCTCTTCTCCCTCCGACGCCGACGCCGTCCCCGTCTGCTTCTACAGCTTCGCCACTGATCCCCCCGTCATCTCCTCTCTCGAGCTATTCTCTGTCGATCCGAATTCCTACGACGCCGCTTCCACCGCTACCACCGACATTGTTCTAGTCAACTATGGCCGCCTCTCTTGCGGCTCCGGTCAGTGGGGCCCGGGCTTCAGTGCAGATTCCGACCGATTTGGCCGGTCCTGGCAGGCCGATTCTGACTACAGGACCGCCAATTCCGACAAATTTGTGGCGGTTTCCACCAAGTACGGCATCAAAGGCACCGACCAGAAGCCAAATTACTTCCCGGAGAAGCTGTACCAGACTGCGGTGACAACGGCGGAGGAAGAGGGGGGAGTAATTGAGTACGAATTGAGCGTGGATGCGAAGCTTGATTACCTTCTGTGGCTGCATTTTGCGGAGATTGAAGGGAAGGTGCGGAAGGCGGGGGAGAGAGTGTTCGATGTGTGGGTCAACGGCGAGAATTTGACTAGGATTGACATATACCGCAGCGTTGGCGGTTTTGCGGCGTACACGTGGCATCACACGGTGAAGAATTTGAGTAGCAGTGCTCTGAGCGTGAAGTTCAAGGGTGTGAAGGGTGCGCCTCTCATCTGTGGGGTTGAGAATTACGCTCTTGTCCCTAATGATCCTTCCACTGTTCCCCAACAAG CGGTTGCCATGAAAGCATTGAAAGATTCACTTCGGATTCCAGAGAGGATGGGTTGGAATGGTGATCCATGTGCACCTACTAATTGGGATGCATGGGAGGGAGTTACCTGCCGTATGAGTAAGGATAACACTGGTCTCGTGATAAGTCAAAT AGATCTGGGCAGTCAAGGCTTGAAAGGGGACATAAGTGACCAGATTAGTCTTTTGTCAGACTTGGTAAGCCT GAACCTGAGTTCTAATTCTTTGATGGGTGAAATACCTAATGGACTAGGCCAAAAGTCGCTGATACACCT GGATCTGTCCAACAATCAGTTGACGGGCTCCATACCAGATAGTATAGCTTCATCTAGTTTGAAACTTGT GCTATTGAATGGTAACTTATTGGAAGGACGAGTGCCGGAGGAACTTTATTCGATTGGTGTCCATGGTGGAGCTATTGA TCTCTCCAGCAACAAAGGTTTGTGCGGTGTTCCAACCTTGCCATCCTGTCCTATATTTTGGGAGAATGGAAGGTTATCTACTCAGGGTAAAATTGCAATAGGCTTGTCATGCTTTTTTGTTTTCTGTGTGGTGGTGCTGCTGGTCTTTGTCTTCATCAGGAGGAGAAGAAATGATTATGACTTTGCTCTGCCTCATGAATTAACAT CATTAGCCGCCAAGAGAAACAGATACCAGAGGCAAAAGTCATTGATGCTTCTTGAGATGGAGAGTCAACATGCCAAGGGATTGGTAGCCTCACCCTACACTCAACAATAA